In the Ipomoea triloba cultivar NCNSP0323 chromosome 6, ASM357664v1 genome, one interval contains:
- the LOC116022010 gene encoding uncharacterized protein LOC116022010 — MSLRIKAVVDKFVEELKEALDADIRDRLMKEREMQSYIEEREREVAEREAAWKAELSRREAEIARQEVRLKMERENLEKEKSVLMGTASSQDNQDGALEITVSGEKYRCLRFSKAKK, encoded by the exons ATGTCGCTGAGAATAAAAGCAGTGGTGGACAAGTTCGTGGAGGAACTGAAGGAGGCGCTGGATGCTGACATACGGGACCGGCTTATGAAAGAGAGGGAGATGCAGAGCTACATCGAGGAACGCGAGCGCGAAGTCGCCGAGCGCGAGGCCGCCTGGAAAGCCGAGCTCTCACGCCGCGAG GCAGAGATTGCCCGGCAAGAAGTAAGGCTTAAGATGGAAAGAGAGAACCTTGAGAAAGAGAAAAGTGTACTTATGGGCACAGCATCAAGTCAGGATAACCAAGATGGAGCTCTGGAAATTACAGTAAGTGGAGAGAAGTATCGATGCCTTCGCTTTTCTAAGGCAAAGAAGTGA